In the genome of Quercus robur chromosome 3, dhQueRobu3.1, whole genome shotgun sequence, one region contains:
- the LOC126717483 gene encoding ankyrin repeat-containing protein At5g02620-like, whose translation MNPQLYHAASSGDLSFFETLTNSDTLLDVTTEKSTVLHVAVQCNRPQVAKKMVELRPSLLYQTNSKGNTPLHVAARVGSHSMVKLLIEYTKSLDVEIGGRKILSMVNLVKDTALHVAVQYGKSEVVEELIKEDPELGTFINIAGESALFLAVDRKFYKIASCILSAAPECSFAGRDGMNVLHAMAIRSSHVEITIGDTFVSKGGGVRFLRKLLVALNVYLPPAWVVLVSEVRPNHDQLKSETIPEGFVRKVMEKCPSVIAQGENFGCTPLHIAAGMGNMKLVKLFLENDTSPAYVKDREGLSAFHIAAKEGNVLVMKELITACPDIYELLDNRGRTALHVAAESGRWEAVNFFLERPDLEGLINEQDEEGNTPMHLAAVEGYYKILIKLAGCRNVDTNATNKEGLTIMDKNRSSAALRIRLQV comes from the exons ATGAATCCTCAACTCTATCATGCTGCTAGCTCTGGCGATTTAAGTTTCTTTGAGACATTGACAAATTCTGATACCCTTCTCGATGTGACAACCGAGAAGAGCACTGTTCTTCATGTTGCAGTGCAATGCAATCGTCCCCAGGTTGCAAAAAAGATGGTTGAATTACGTCCAAGCCTTCTGTATCAAACAAACTCCAAAGGCAATACTCCGCTACATGTTGCTGCAAGGGTAGGAAGTCATTCAATGGTAAAGCTCCTTATAGAATATACCAAAAGTTTGGATGTTGAAATTGGTGGCCGGAAGATTCTGAGCATGGTGAATCTGGTGAAGGATACCGCCCTGCACGTCGCAGTGCAATATGGTAAATCTGAGGTTGTGGAAGAACTAATTAAGGAGGACCCAGAACTGGGTACGTTTATAAATATCGCTGGGGAATCCGCTCTGTTCCTTGCCGTGGATAGAAAATTCTACAAGATTGCTTCTTGTATCCTAAGTGCTGCTCCAGAATGTTCCTTTGCTGGTAGGGACGGCATGAATGTCTTGCATGCAATGGCCATTCGCTCAAGTC ATGTTGAAATTACTATAGGAGATACGTTCGTTTCAAAAGGAGGAGGAGTTCGCTTCCTGCGTAAGCTTTTGGTCGCTCTTAACGTATATCTACCCCCTGCTTGGGTGGTCTTGGTGAGTGAAGTACGCCCGAATCATGATCAGTTAAAATCTGAAACCATTCCAGAAG GTTTTGTGAGAAAGGTGATGGAAAAATGTCCTTCTGTGATTGCACAAGGCGAGAACTTTGGATGCACTCCTCTGCACATTGCCGCAGGTATGGGTAACATGAAATTGGTCAAGCtgtttttagaaaatgataCTTCGCCTGCATATGTAAAGGACAGAGAAGGTTTGTCTGCTTTTCACATTGCGGCCAAGGAAGGCAATGTTCTTGTAATGAAAGAACTCATCACAGCGTGTCCAGATATCTATGAGTTGTTGGACAACAGGGGTCGGACTGCTCTCCATGTTGCTGCAGAAAGTGGAAGGTGGGAAGCTGTCAATTTTTTTCTGGAGAGACCAGATCTTGAGGGTCTTATCAACGAGCAAGATGAAGAAGGAAATACACCTATGCATCTTGCAGCTGTCGAAGGATATTACAAAATTCTCATAAAATTGGCAGGTTGTAGAAATGTTGACACTAATGCGACAAACAAGGAGGGCTTGACAATAATGGACAAAAATCGTTCAAGTGCAGCATTAAGAATCAGACTACAGGTATGA